A single region of the Chryseobacterium culicis genome encodes:
- the tsf gene encoding translation elongation factor Ts, with product MSYTPAAADVAKLRNQTGAGMMDCKKALVEAEGDFEKAVDILRKKGQKVAANRADRESAEGAVIARVNEDNTLGVVISLNCETDFVAKNEAFIELAYELAEMAIFAATKEELLATDFHGMTVAEKLVEQTGVIGEKIEIGSFERIQGDFLGAYIHAGNKIAAISSLSAKVDGADEAAKAVSMQVAAMNPIALDETRVSQETIDKELEIERHKLTEEGKPANIIDNILKGKMQRFYKDNTLVHQDFIKDGSISVADYVKSVNADLKVTGFVRVSL from the coding sequence ATGTCTTATACACCAGCTGCTGCAGACGTAGCAAAATTGAGAAACCAAACAGGTGCAGGTATGATGGACTGCAAGAAAGCTCTAGTTGAAGCTGAAGGAGACTTCGAAAAAGCGGTAGACATCCTTAGAAAAAAAGGACAAAAAGTTGCTGCTAACAGAGCTGACAGAGAATCTGCTGAAGGTGCAGTAATCGCAAGAGTAAACGAAGATAACACTTTAGGTGTAGTAATCTCTCTAAACTGCGAAACTGACTTCGTTGCTAAAAATGAAGCGTTCATCGAGCTAGCTTACGAATTAGCTGAGATGGCAATCTTCGCTGCTACTAAAGAGGAGCTTTTAGCTACTGACTTCCACGGAATGACTGTTGCTGAGAAATTAGTAGAGCAAACAGGAGTTATCGGTGAGAAAATCGAAATCGGATCTTTCGAAAGAATCCAGGGAGATTTCTTAGGAGCTTACATCCACGCTGGAAACAAAATCGCTGCAATCTCTTCTCTTTCTGCTAAAGTAGATGGAGCTGACGAAGCTGCTAAAGCTGTTTCTATGCAGGTTGCTGCTATGAACCCAATCGCTTTGGACGAAACAAGAGTTTCTCAGGAGACTATCGATAAAGAATTAGAAATCGAAAGACACAAACTTACTGAAGAAGGTAAGCCTGCAAACATTATCGATAATATCCTTAAAGGTAAAATGCAGAGATTCTACAAAGACAACACTTTGGTACACCAGGACTTCATTAAAGACGGAAGTATCTCAGTTGCTGATTACGTAAAATCTGTAAACGCAGACCTAAAAGTAACAGGATTTGTAAGAGTAAGCCTATAA
- the gltX gene encoding glutamate--tRNA ligase, producing the protein MEKVRVRFAPSPTGPLHLGGVRTALYDYLFAKNQGGEFVLRIEDTDTARYVEGAEEYIEEALEWCGIIPDESPKKGGKFAPYRQSERRDIYDRYTEQILKTDYAYIAFDTAEELDVIRAEYEAKGDVFSYDNKTRNRLKNSLALSEEEVQKLLDEKTPYVVRFKMPVDRILNLEDIIRGKFSVNTNTLDDKVLVKNDGMPTYHFANIIDDHEMEISHVIRGEEWLPSLGLHTLLYEAMQWEAPQFAHLSLILKPEGKGKLSKRDGDKFGFPVFPLDFKDPATGVVSKGYRENGYLPDAFINMVALLGWSPADDKEILPLEEMIKEFDLHKVHKAGARFSKEKSEWFNHQYIQMKSDQELLHILKNTDLDLSGASDEKLLKVIHLMKERATFPKDIYENGKFFFEAPVSYDEKASKKAWNDETSAILAELAAAFESTDFVAETLKQTMHDFAENKGLGMGKVMMPLRLSLVGELKGPDVPDILETLGKEESTSRINNAINNFK; encoded by the coding sequence ATGGAGAAAGTAAGAGTACGTTTTGCTCCAAGTCCTACAGGACCATTACATTTAGGAGGCGTAAGAACCGCATTATATGATTATCTTTTTGCTAAAAATCAAGGTGGAGAATTCGTATTGAGAATTGAAGATACAGATACTGCCAGATATGTAGAGGGTGCTGAAGAATATATTGAAGAAGCATTGGAATGGTGCGGAATTATCCCTGATGAGAGTCCTAAAAAAGGAGGAAAATTTGCTCCTTACAGACAGTCTGAAAGAAGAGATATCTATGACCGATATACTGAACAGATTCTAAAGACCGATTATGCTTATATCGCTTTTGATACAGCAGAAGAACTGGATGTAATTCGTGCAGAGTACGAAGCAAAAGGAGATGTTTTTTCATATGACAATAAAACCAGAAACCGTTTAAAAAACAGTCTTGCCCTTTCTGAAGAGGAAGTTCAAAAATTACTGGATGAAAAGACTCCTTATGTGGTAAGATTTAAAATGCCTGTTGACAGAATCTTGAATCTTGAAGACATCATTCGTGGAAAATTTTCAGTGAATACCAATACTTTAGATGATAAAGTACTGGTAAAGAATGACGGAATGCCAACCTATCATTTTGCCAATATTATTGATGACCATGAGATGGAAATCTCTCACGTAATCCGTGGAGAAGAATGGCTGCCTTCATTAGGACTTCACACGTTACTGTATGAAGCAATGCAATGGGAAGCACCACAGTTTGCCCACCTTTCTTTAATTTTAAAGCCTGAAGGAAAAGGAAAACTGAGCAAAAGAGACGGAGATAAATTCGGTTTCCCGGTATTCCCGCTTGACTTCAAGGATCCAGCTACAGGAGTAGTTTCTAAGGGATATAGAGAAAACGGCTATCTTCCTGATGCTTTTATCAATATGGTTGCATTATTAGGATGGTCTCCTGCTGATGATAAAGAAATTCTTCCATTGGAAGAGATGATTAAAGAATTTGATCTTCATAAAGTACATAAGGCAGGCGCAAGATTCAGTAAAGAGAAGTCTGAGTGGTTCAACCATCAGTATATCCAGATGAAATCTGACCAGGAGCTACTTCATATCCTTAAAAATACAGATCTTGATCTTTCAGGTGCTTCTGATGAAAAGCTTTTAAAGGTGATTCACCTTATGAAAGAAAGAGCAACTTTCCCGAAAGACATCTATGAAAACGGAAAATTTTTCTTCGAAGCTCCGGTTTCTTATGACGAAAAAGCCTCAAAAAAAGCTTGGAATGATGAAACATCTGCAATTTTAGCAGAACTGGCAGCTGCATTTGAATCTACAGACTTTGTTGCTGAAACATTGAAACAAACAATGCATGATTTCGCTGAAAACAAAGGATTAGGTATGGGTAAGGTGATGATGCCGTTACGATTATCTTTAGTAGGGGAATTGAAAGGTCCGGATGTACCAGACATTCTGGAAACCCTTGGTAAAGAGGAAAGTACCTCCAGAATAAACAATGCTATAAATAATTTTAAATAG
- a CDS encoding DUF6759 domain-containing protein, translated as MKKIFFLLFICIFSLGFSQKKKKTKSKAVVEKETVIIYTEQEAEISKEARVIAGFLKQNPGHAKTDYFKRKLIDIIMANNSPEAKPTIKPISKEKIENIVKNNELNSGKTVATNKTYTANGKPVSNNTAAAIEALKEERRTTFASVGSAAKSAGTSTASKSEPSEEGKRRAAMLTHLFNNDVNKNEAYVNIKNRSACNLIVKISGKKYYNLTVPAKGENFILVDKGEYVMTTSVCDAKYSAVKKITQDIEIALNVAE; from the coding sequence ATGAAAAAAATCTTCTTTCTCCTATTTATATGCATTTTCTCACTTGGTTTTTCCCAAAAAAAGAAAAAAACAAAATCTAAAGCTGTTGTTGAAAAAGAAACCGTAATTATCTATACAGAACAGGAAGCTGAGATTTCAAAAGAAGCCAGAGTGATTGCCGGATTTTTGAAACAGAATCCTGGGCATGCTAAAACGGACTATTTCAAAAGAAAACTTATTGATATTATTATGGCGAATAATTCTCCTGAAGCGAAACCAACCATTAAACCTATCAGTAAAGAAAAAATTGAAAATATTGTAAAAAATAATGAACTGAACAGTGGTAAAACGGTTGCCACAAATAAAACTTATACTGCTAATGGTAAGCCTGTTTCTAATAATACAGCGGCTGCTATTGAAGCGTTAAAAGAAGAAAGAAGAACCACCTTTGCATCGGTAGGTTCTGCGGCAAAAAGTGCAGGTACATCCACCGCGTCTAAATCTGAACCAAGTGAGGAAGGTAAAAGAAGAGCCGCAATGCTTACCCATCTGTTTAATAATGATGTCAATAAGAATGAAGCATATGTTAATATTAAAAACAGATCAGCATGTAATCTTATTGTAAAAATAAGTGGCAAAAAATATTATAATTTGACGGTTCCGGCAAAAGGGGAGAACTTTATTCTGGTGGATAAAGGGGAGTATGTAATGACAACATCCGTGTGTGATGCAAAATATTCCGCTGTGAAAAAAATTACCCAGGATATTGAAATTGCACTGAATGTTGCAGAATAG
- a CDS encoding gliding motility-associated C-terminal domain-containing protein, with the protein MKRFLLSLVLIFLTINTLFAQRDTEHWIAPYYDSYGGNSYTNMIYLSTDSDTPFDVTIYNNNAVITTVTISKGNPQTYKVTNSLISGTTTTEAFTVGNKGLYLKAVKPFYCSLRLAQSVHGEVITSKGKAGIGKTFFVATAPNTNTSSIQNFTAGIMATEDNTTVTASWNPTSGVVFINGTPTGNSQTFTLQKGQSVILAGAGTQSANKTGFIGAKIVSDKPVTLTNGSCNANFSTSPSGSDPVLDQSVPVERLGNTFAIVKTRSTIPSQNMEGGLIIATEDNTDVYLNGVGTSVATLAAGEWYRINETSYVAQGTNGHSNMFISTTKNVYLYQFVGVGNSEATNGFNYIPPLNCFLPRKIDEIGKINEMPIGSGGASAVQDIIVKLNILTETGATVMVNDNPVAPTDGPYPLAGNTNWVTYGITGVVGNIKITSTKAVTAGINGGFSSAGYGGYFAGFSSIPVIAKKTGECVPGIILEVDDGYETYQWYRDGVAIPGATSYTYTPTQSGNYTVRVTMGTCPPVTTPIYKVQNCLKETTQALNACSTKIITPTFTSSTQTVVPSTVVILTPPTKGTAVVNPNGTITYTPNPGYLGPDKIVYKFCGNSVEFTDCEQVTLNLTVVPFIVTDASIKACWYDVDPYAYFDLTKAKVTDYNAVTKKYYRTLNDLTAGINEITQPENFPSTGGFVYVKVTTAEGCTANAKIELIVLPIKKSPILVDQYICMDAKTNLDAGPGYDSYLWSTGATTSGIRDVGVGEYTVVLGKNGCFLTQTVKVKKVEDPVIQTIEINNNTATVIVSGGKAPYKYAVDGTSNWQDSSTFTGLTRGQHTFYVKDAYNCTPIAVEVTIPNLLNAITPNGDNVNDYIDYSELAYKENLSFVVYDRYGNMVFTGNRFNSYRWDGKHFDKKLGTGTYWYHISWNESNKEKTPIKYTGWILVKNRE; encoded by the coding sequence ATGAAAAGATTTCTACTCAGTCTGGTATTAATTTTTTTGACAATTAATACACTCTTTGCACAAAGGGATACAGAGCATTGGATTGCTCCTTACTATGATAGTTATGGCGGTAACAGTTATACCAACATGATCTATCTGTCTACTGATTCAGACACCCCATTTGATGTAACCATTTACAATAACAATGCTGTAATAACTACGGTTACCATTAGTAAAGGTAATCCGCAAACCTATAAGGTTACCAATAGCCTTATTAGTGGAACAACCACTACAGAAGCATTCACTGTTGGTAATAAAGGACTGTATTTAAAAGCAGTAAAACCTTTTTACTGTAGTTTAAGACTTGCCCAAAGTGTTCATGGGGAAGTAATTACCAGTAAAGGAAAAGCTGGAATCGGAAAAACATTCTTCGTTGCAACTGCTCCCAATACCAATACCAGCAGTATTCAGAACTTTACCGCAGGTATTATGGCAACTGAGGACAATACTACTGTAACAGCCTCATGGAACCCTACTTCCGGAGTTGTTTTCATCAATGGTACTCCTACAGGCAATTCCCAGACCTTTACATTACAAAAAGGGCAATCTGTGATTCTTGCCGGAGCAGGCACACAATCTGCAAATAAAACTGGATTTATCGGTGCAAAAATAGTTTCTGATAAACCTGTAACCCTTACCAACGGAAGCTGTAATGCCAACTTCTCTACTTCTCCATCAGGAAGTGACCCGGTTCTGGATCAATCAGTACCGGTGGAAAGACTTGGAAATACATTTGCGATCGTTAAAACAAGATCTACAATCCCTAGCCAGAACATGGAAGGAGGTCTTATTATTGCTACAGAAGATAATACTGATGTTTATTTAAATGGTGTCGGAACTTCTGTTGCAACACTTGCTGCCGGAGAATGGTACAGAATTAATGAAACCAGTTATGTAGCACAAGGTACTAATGGGCATTCTAATATGTTTATTTCAACAACTAAAAACGTATACCTTTATCAGTTTGTAGGGGTAGGGAATAGTGAGGCAACTAATGGATTCAACTATATACCGCCATTGAACTGTTTCCTTCCAAGAAAGATTGATGAAATCGGAAAGATTAATGAAATGCCAATCGGTTCAGGTGGTGCCAGTGCAGTTCAGGATATTATTGTAAAATTAAATATCTTAACAGAGACCGGAGCTACTGTAATGGTAAATGATAACCCTGTCGCACCGACAGACGGCCCTTATCCATTGGCAGGAAATACTAACTGGGTAACCTATGGAATCACCGGAGTTGTTGGAAACATTAAAATAACCTCTACAAAAGCTGTAACAGCTGGTATCAACGGAGGATTTAGTTCTGCCGGATATGGAGGTTACTTTGCCGGATTCTCATCAATCCCTGTAATTGCTAAAAAAACAGGTGAGTGTGTTCCGGGAATTATTCTTGAAGTAGATGATGGATATGAAACATACCAATGGTACCGTGACGGAGTTGCCATTCCAGGTGCTACAAGTTATACTTACACTCCTACACAATCAGGAAATTATACCGTAAGAGTAACAATGGGAACATGTCCTCCAGTGACGACTCCCATCTATAAAGTGCAAAACTGTTTAAAAGAAACGACTCAAGCTCTTAATGCTTGTTCTACTAAAATAATTACGCCAACCTTTACTTCTTCCACTCAAACAGTGGTTCCAAGTACAGTAGTAATTTTAACGCCTCCTACGAAAGGAACTGCCGTAGTGAATCCAAACGGAACAATCACTTATACACCAAATCCTGGATATTTAGGACCAGACAAAATCGTTTATAAATTCTGTGGAAATTCAGTTGAATTTACAGATTGTGAGCAGGTGACCTTAAACCTTACTGTAGTACCATTCATCGTAACGGATGCTTCTATTAAGGCTTGTTGGTATGATGTGGATCCTTACGCTTACTTTGACCTTACAAAAGCTAAGGTAACAGACTATAATGCTGTTACAAAAAAATACTACCGCACACTGAATGATCTTACTGCAGGAATCAATGAAATCACACAACCAGAAAACTTCCCTTCCACCGGAGGATTTGTATATGTGAAAGTAACGACTGCTGAAGGATGTACAGCAAATGCTAAAATTGAATTAATTGTACTTCCAATCAAAAAGTCACCAATCCTTGTAGATCAGTACATCTGTATGGATGCAAAAACTAACCTGGACGCTGGCCCTGGATATGATTCCTACCTATGGAGCACAGGAGCTACCACTTCAGGTATCCGAGATGTAGGTGTTGGAGAATACACCGTAGTTCTTGGTAAGAATGGATGTTTCCTTACACAGACTGTTAAAGTTAAAAAAGTTGAAGATCCGGTAATTCAAACCATTGAAATCAACAACAATACAGCAACAGTAATTGTAAGCGGTGGTAAAGCACCTTATAAATATGCCGTTGACGGAACTTCTAACTGGCAGGATTCAAGTACTTTTACAGGTTTAACAAGGGGGCAACACACTTTCTACGTAAAAGATGCATATAACTGTACTCCTATTGCAGTAGAAGTTACTATTCCGAATCTATTAAATGCCATTACCCCTAATGGAGATAATGTAAATGATTATATCGATTACAGTGAACTGGCATATAAAGAAAACCTAAGCTTTGTAGTGTATGACAGATATGGAAATATGGTATTCACCGGAAACAGATTCAACAGCTACAGATGGGACGGAAAACACTTTGATAAAAAACTTGGAACAGGAACATACTGGTATCATATCAGCTGGAATGAGTCCAACAAAGAAAAGACTCCAATAAAATATACAGGTTGGATTCTTGTTAAAAACAGAGAGTAA
- a CDS encoding MAC/perforin domain-containing protein — MKKQIVFCFSTAMMLFMGSCSSEDLNNEVSPDGQAKTSRLSAAKFAGDGIYDVLGHGFDAAGEYANANSAGFKVIDIDRFKTEQAARLVSENANTQQYIEEYGENAETYSKMVSTKVDATAGIPLFKKTLSVGFNSAVTTNHKFDAKYIYGSYNLLIKQKRLRFNATTDMLADYVTPEFAQDLQTKTPQQIVQDYGTHVMVDIYTGAKMDIMFQSETTNESRDRAARIGVKIGMLKIFDVDVQNEVNTSESSMNYSRKLSYRTRGGDPSKGLVGEVNLDQTTSKVNIANWQNSSTPNNSVLVEFGNNGLVLIYNLVKDAAKKAQLKAYVDQYLIDNQISLEYNTTMLYGYQNQPDSNHYFTFNTNLQPSSYWTNEGPTFKVFQYKAPNTVPIYCYKSTSGADHYFTQASTLQPSSYWNIYMGVAFYAYKDPGAGRIPVYSYKAKNGSDHYLSVSPNLGPVSYWNTREGIAFYIPAN; from the coding sequence ATGAAAAAACAAATTGTATTTTGCTTCAGTACAGCGATGATGCTTTTCATGGGGTCATGCTCTTCAGAAGACCTGAATAATGAAGTGAGTCCTGATGGTCAGGCAAAAACCAGTCGTTTGTCAGCAGCAAAATTTGCAGGAGATGGCATTTACGATGTCTTAGGGCATGGGTTTGATGCAGCAGGGGAATATGCCAATGCTAATTCTGCAGGATTTAAAGTGATTGATATCGATCGCTTCAAGACTGAGCAGGCAGCAAGATTAGTTTCTGAAAATGCAAATACCCAACAGTATATTGAAGAATATGGGGAGAATGCGGAAACCTATTCTAAAATGGTTTCTACCAAAGTAGATGCTACTGCGGGAATTCCTTTATTCAAAAAAACATTATCAGTAGGTTTTAATTCAGCAGTTACTACCAATCATAAATTTGATGCAAAATATATTTATGGTAGCTACAATCTTTTAATCAAGCAGAAAAGATTAAGATTCAATGCTACAACAGATATGCTGGCAGATTACGTAACTCCGGAATTTGCACAGGACTTGCAGACAAAAACTCCACAGCAGATTGTACAGGACTACGGAACTCACGTAATGGTTGATATTTATACAGGAGCTAAAATGGATATTATGTTCCAGTCTGAAACCACTAACGAAAGCCGTGACCGTGCTGCAAGAATTGGGGTAAAAATCGGAATGCTTAAAATTTTTGACGTTGATGTGCAGAATGAGGTCAATACATCAGAATCATCAATGAATTACTCTAGAAAATTATCCTACAGAACAAGAGGGGGAGATCCTTCAAAAGGTTTGGTAGGAGAAGTGAATCTTGATCAGACTACTTCAAAAGTTAATATCGCAAACTGGCAAAATAGTTCTACCCCTAACAATTCGGTGTTGGTGGAATTTGGAAACAATGGCCTTGTTCTTATCTACAACCTTGTAAAAGATGCTGCAAAAAAAGCACAGCTTAAGGCTTACGTAGATCAGTATTTGATTGATAACCAGATTTCACTGGAGTATAATACAACAATGTTATATGGTTACCAAAACCAACCAGACAGTAATCATTACTTTACGTTTAATACAAACCTTCAGCCATCTTCTTACTGGACAAATGAAGGACCTACATTTAAAGTGTTTCAGTATAAAGCACCAAATACAGTTCCTATTTACTGCTATAAAAGTACTTCAGGAGCAGATCATTACTTTACGCAGGCAAGCACATTACAACCCTCTTCTTATTGGAATATTTATATGGGGGTAGCATTTTATGCTTATAAAGATCCTGGAGCTGGAAGGATTCCTGTATACAGCTATAAAGCTAAGAATGGATCAGATCATTATCTTTCAGTGTCCCCTAATTTAGGCCCTGTGAGCTATTGGAATACCAGAGAAGGTATCGCTTTCTATATTCCAGCTAATTAA
- a CDS encoding acetyl-CoA carboxylase carboxyltransferase subunit alpha, with the protein MEYLSFELPIKELMDQYQTCSLVGEESGVDVKLACSQIEDKILEKKKEIYGNLTPWQRVQLSRHPDRPYTLDYINGMADKGSFLELHGDRNFADDPAMIGGLITLDGQKVMIIGTQKGRTTKERQHRRFGMPNPEGYRKALRLMKLAEKFNIPVVTLVDTPGAYPGLEAEERGQGEAIARNIFEMVQLKTPIFTYIIGEGASGGALGIGVGNKVYMLENTWYTVIAPESCSSILWRNWDHKEDAANALNLTPADALREKFIDGIIEEPLGGAQYDQETTYLNLKNSILQNIKAFSKFTGQELETQRQDKFIAMGQFKG; encoded by the coding sequence ATGGAATATTTAAGTTTCGAACTTCCTATCAAAGAATTGATGGACCAATACCAGACGTGTTCTTTAGTAGGAGAAGAAAGTGGTGTTGATGTAAAATTAGCATGCAGCCAGATTGAGGATAAGATTTTAGAAAAGAAAAAAGAAATCTATGGAAATCTTACACCTTGGCAAAGAGTACAACTGTCCCGTCACCCAGATCGTCCGTATACATTGGACTACATCAACGGAATGGCAGACAAAGGCAGTTTCTTAGAACTTCATGGAGACAGAAATTTCGCTGATGATCCGGCAATGATTGGAGGATTGATTACCCTTGATGGTCAAAAAGTAATGATCATTGGTACTCAAAAAGGAAGAACGACAAAAGAAAGACAGCATAGAAGATTTGGAATGCCAAATCCGGAAGGATACAGAAAAGCTTTAAGACTAATGAAGCTTGCTGAAAAATTCAATATCCCTGTGGTAACTTTAGTAGATACACCGGGAGCTTATCCGGGATTGGAGGCTGAAGAAAGAGGACAAGGAGAAGCAATTGCAAGAAATATTTTTGAAATGGTTCAGCTGAAAACCCCAATCTTCACTTACATTATCGGAGAAGGTGCCAGTGGTGGAGCCTTAGGAATAGGTGTTGGAAATAAAGTATATATGCTGGAAAACACATGGTATACAGTAATTGCACCTGAAAGCTGTTCTTCTATCTTATGGAGAAACTGGGATCATAAAGAAGATGCAGCCAATGCATTAAATCTTACTCCGGCAGATGCCTTAAGAGAAAAGTTCATCGACGGAATCATTGAGGAACCACTTGGTGGAGCTCAATATGACCAGGAAACCACCTATTTGAATTTGAAAAATTCAATTTTACAAAATATCAAAGCTTTCTCCAAATTTACAGGACAGGAGCTTGAAACCCAGAGACAGGATAAATTCATTGCGATGGGTCAGTTTAAAGGATAA